From a region of the Thalassospira sp. TSL5-1 genome:
- a CDS encoding terminase large subunit domain-containing protein produces the protein MTHTDASRRLEARNLYHQAYSVAEIAKRLGVPYGTVDAWKRRDKWDETSLVVKMESAVDVRLLRLIAKEEKTETDLKEIDQLGILLERASRIQKYERTGKEVDLNPKIENRNEAKKQKAKGKQKNFLSEEQVQKLVNAFEDGLYDYQIEWGAARKYRERNILKSRQIGATWYFAREALIDAITTGDNQIFLSASKAQAHVFKQYILDFVREVTDVELKGDPIVLWNGATLYFLGTNSKTAQSYHGHVYLDEYAWISKFLEFRKVASAMATHKKWRKTYFSTPSTINHDANAFWSGEAFNKGRTKADRATFDVSHEALKHGAVGPDGQFRQMVTIMDAVASGCDLFDIDQLKREYNDQDFRNLFMCEWVDDTASYFLFDELRKCMVDAWEVWEKDFAPFADRPLGNLPVWIGYDPSEGGDQASIVVVAPPQHSKGKYRVVEKINATGSDWAAQAEIIRRLTQRYNVQHIGIDATQIGSGVFQLVQAFFPAAVPIKYSAEVKTRLVLKAKHLISKGMLQFDLGWSDVCMAFMSIRKTSTASGGQMTFAASRSKETGHADVAWSIMHAIDRIDFLDFNETGVSVGADSQRRSIVEIC, from the coding sequence ATGACACACACCGACGCAAGCAGGCGCCTAGAAGCGCGTAATCTTTACCATCAGGCATACAGCGTGGCCGAAATTGCCAAACGGCTGGGCGTGCCCTATGGCACCGTTGATGCGTGGAAACGGCGCGACAAGTGGGATGAAACATCGCTTGTCGTGAAAATGGAAAGTGCCGTTGATGTCCGCCTGTTGCGCCTGATTGCGAAGGAAGAAAAAACAGAAACCGACCTGAAGGAAATTGACCAGCTCGGAATCCTGTTGGAACGCGCATCGCGCATTCAGAAATACGAACGCACAGGCAAAGAGGTCGACTTAAACCCCAAGATCGAAAACCGGAACGAGGCCAAAAAACAAAAGGCCAAGGGCAAACAGAAAAACTTCCTGTCAGAAGAACAGGTTCAAAAGCTGGTTAATGCCTTTGAAGATGGTTTGTATGACTACCAGATCGAATGGGGAGCAGCGAGAAAATACCGCGAACGCAATATCCTGAAATCGCGCCAGATCGGGGCGACCTGGTACTTTGCCCGCGAGGCGTTAATTGATGCGATAACGACCGGCGATAATCAGATTTTCCTGTCGGCCTCCAAGGCCCAGGCACACGTTTTCAAGCAGTATATCCTTGATTTTGTGCGCGAAGTGACCGACGTCGAACTGAAGGGCGACCCGATTGTCCTTTGGAACGGCGCGACGCTGTATTTCCTTGGTACTAACAGCAAAACCGCGCAGTCCTATCATGGTCATGTGTATCTGGATGAATATGCGTGGATCAGTAAATTTCTGGAATTCCGCAAGGTCGCCTCGGCAATGGCGACGCACAAGAAATGGCGGAAAACCTACTTTTCAACACCATCCACCATTAATCACGATGCCAATGCTTTCTGGTCCGGCGAAGCCTTTAACAAGGGCAGGACCAAGGCAGATCGCGCCACGTTCGATGTTTCGCATGAAGCCCTGAAACACGGGGCAGTCGGGCCAGACGGGCAGTTCCGTCAAATGGTTACGATCATGGATGCCGTGGCATCCGGCTGCGATCTGTTCGATATTGATCAGCTAAAGCGCGAATACAACGATCAGGATTTTCGCAACCTGTTCATGTGTGAATGGGTGGACGATACCGCCAGTTACTTCCTGTTTGACGAATTGCGCAAGTGCATGGTCGATGCGTGGGAAGTCTGGGAAAAGGACTTTGCCCCATTTGCCGACCGCCCGCTGGGTAATTTGCCCGTCTGGATCGGTTATGATCCATCCGAAGGCGGCGACCAGGCATCGATTGTGGTGGTGGCCCCGCCGCAACACAGCAAAGGCAAATATCGCGTTGTTGAAAAGATCAATGCCACCGGTTCGGACTGGGCCGCGCAGGCCGAAATCATTCGCCGGTTAACCCAGCGGTATAACGTTCAGCATATCGGCATCGATGCCACGCAAATCGGCAGTGGTGTTTTCCAGCTTGTCCAAGCGTTTTTCCCGGCGGCAGTGCCAATCAAATATTCCGCCGAGGTTAAAACCCGCCTGGTCCTGAAGGCAAAGCATCTGATCAGCAAGGGAATGCTGCAATTCGATCTTGGCTGGTCCGATGTGTGTATGGCTTTCATGTCGATCCGCAAAACCAGCACCGCATCTGGCGGGCAAATGACCTTTGCCGCGTCCCGTTCCAAAGAAACCGGCCACGCCGATGTGGCCTGGTCAATTATGCACGCGATTGACCGTATCGATTTCCTTGATTTTAACGAAACCGGGGTTTCCGTTGGCGCAGATAGCCAGCGGCGATCCATTGTGGAGATTTGCTAA